GAATACTTTTAAGTTAATGGTACCCTTCTTTCTGATTTCCTAAACAAAGGCCATTATTAATTCAGATGTTTCCATCACCAGAAGTATTTGTGTCCAAAGTATCTTCAAATTTCTCTCAAAGTTTGTACTTAAAACTCTAGTGGCAATTTTCATTCTGATCAAAATCGCAGCAAATGTTTTCGAGACCTGTAAGAATTGATTGTCCTAACACTCTGCACAACGTTTAGAATTAAGTGCTATATTAAATTTTCCTAAGGTTGAGGTAGAGTGGGAATGGGGGATCGTTTGTTCTGTTTTGTCTGGTGAGCCATTCTGAGATCTCGAAGAGGAACTTGGGGAGGATTAAGTGTATGGCTTTGCCTTTGGTCTAGTAACTTTCACTACAGCAGCTTAGCAATGTTTTCTCGAAGGCTTCCTGTGAATTATCATTCTGCCCCTACCCAGGCACTTCCAGGGGCTCACATACTTTCACTCATTCAATGAACTCTCGCCTGCATCCCCCCCTGTACCACGGCTGCTATGGTGACATCACGACCATGGAGGCCTCTGGCGCCTCCTGTGATATTGGCAAGTTGATTAATTGCGGTAAGTGAAAAGCAAGGCAAACATTTGGTGAGCCTTCTTTCATCGTTTTTAGATTCCTTCTTGGGGAGTAGTTTAATTTTGAAAACGTATAATCATGATTAGAGCACTAATATCACAAgtgaaaactagaggaaaacagaATCCTGACCAGCctaacaaaatgtttctttttattttcccttcatccTTTCCAAATCTGGTCcagatgtgtttatttttacctGTTGAAATGGctgcttcaataaaatattaaattctgGCTTTGGTTTCTGGGTTTGTTGAGTCACTTCAAGTTGCAGCATGAGCATTTTAAACAagcctcttgctttttttttttttttttgtcctcttttgTAATTCTTTTCCAGTCTTCTTCATGTTATCTTGGTATTAGCGTGTCAGAGCTGGAAGCAACTACAAGGTCAGTCTTATCTACCTCCCCAGTTTACAggtcagaaaactgaggctcagcaaggaGGAGAGACTTCCCATGGAGCTAGGAGCTAGGCAGTGGCAGAACCAAACTCAAACACAGGTTGGCTGAATTCTAGTCCAAGAGTTTTCCCAATGCACCAATGaggcagaaaacagaacaaaaagacgGAAGTGGTGTCCACCTGGGCTTGTGGACCTTTCTGGGTTTATGCaatcaaagaccaaaaaaaagtCCCAGAATGGTTGTCCTGATCTGTGGGCTGCAGTCAGGGGCTGTGTCTAACTTATTAAACTTTGGAAAAGGATTCTCTTCTGGAGTGGAggaaagagtttattttttatttgacttaGGCATCCCTGGTTCTGAAATGTTTGCCGACATGGATTTGAGGGCCTTAAAGCCTTACCAGACTCTGATCAAAGAAGTCGGTCTGAGGCACTGCGTGGACCCTGCCCTCATTGCAGCCATCATCTCCAGATTAAGCCACGGCGGAACTGTCCTGCTAGACGGCTGGGACCACACAGGAAATAAGTTTGGCTTGATGCAGGTACTTAGCTAGAAACTTTCAATCAGTCCCACTTCATCCTTCCTGACAGAAGCTCAATCCAAACTGAGATCTGTTTGCATTTATTCTAGGCTTTAGAACACTGTTACTTCAGCAGAATTCCTACTGGGATTTCTGTAACACATCTTTGGTGTTTTGTTCAAGGTTTATCAGTTATTGgatacttttttaaagaatattttatgagATTCATAAGTACAACTTGCAATTAATTGTGTGCAATGTACTTATACTGAAAAAATCTTATAAAGGGCACTATTACAGGTATCTTCTTGGGGTTCATGAAGCAGTAAATTTAATCCATGTAGATCAAAACATTATAATTAAACACTACTTGAAGCATCTTGTTCTTTAGGCAAACTGGAGGAAGGCAACATTGGGATATTTGCTTccaggcttaattttttttaattgtctgtaGAAACCCAGATGTCTAGcttccacagaaaaaaaaaagttttttaaattgaagtacagtcagttacaatgtgtcaacttctgctgtacagcacagtgttccagtcatacatatacatacatgtattcattttcatactgtttttcattaaaggttattacaagatattgaatatagttccctgtgctatacagaagaaacttggttatttaatctatttttatatataatggctaatgtttgcaaatctcaaactcccaagtttatcccttcccaccccctttcccctagtaaccataagattgtttactatatctgcaagtctgtttctgttttgtagatgagttcattagtgtcctttttttctttttcgattccatgtatgagtgatatatagttatttttctttctctttctggcttaattcacttagaatgacaatctccaggtccacccctGTTGGtgaaaatagcattttattcttttttatggcttagtagtattccattatataaagataccacagctcctttatctagtcacctgtcaatggacatttagtttgtttctatgtcttggctattgtatatagttctgctatgaacactggggtgcatgtatcttttcgaattagagttccctctgaatatatgcccaggagtgggattgctggatcatatggtaagtttattttagttttttgaggaatctttcacactgttttccataatggctgcaccaaactacattcccaccagtagtgtaggagggttcccctttctccacaccctctccagcatttattgtttgtggacttttgaatggccattctgactggtgtgaggtgatacctcattgtagttttgatttgcatttctatgataacAAGgtatattgagcatcttttcatgtgcttattggccatttgtatttcttcactggagaaatgtttgtttaggtcttctgcccatttttggattgggttgtttgtttgtttgtttgtttgttttgttattgagttatatgagctgtttatatattctggaaattaaacctttgtcggtctcgtcttttgcaaatattttctcccatcctgtatgTTGTcgttctgttttgtttatggtttcctttgctgtgcaaaagcttctaagtttaattaggtcccatttgttaatttttgcttttatttctattgcctgggtagactgccctaggagaacattgctaagatttatgtcagagaatgttttgcctgtgttttcttctaggaggtttattgtgtcttgtcttatatttaagtctttaagccattttgagtttatttttgtgtgtggtgtgggggAGTGTTCTAGCTTGAATGATTTACAAGCTGCTGTCCAGCATTCCcaacacttgctgaagagactgtcttttctccattgtatattcttgcctcatttgtcgaagattaattgaccataggtttgtgggtttatttctgggctctctatgctgttccattgatccatatgtctgtttttatgccaacacagaaaaaatttcttaaattttttttactagaaATATCTAGACTTTGGGTGCTAATTATTTGCTTTGAAacaacttttttcatttatttacttatatttgaGTGCTTAACCAAGCCTATGCCACACTTACCTCTCCCAAATCTTACTTTGCTTCTCTGACTCTCTTTTCTGTAAAAAAAAGTACTGCAGAATTGATTCTGTGGGAATAAAGGAAAGGGGCTGAGGCCAGTGTCTATGATCTTGAACACAAGGAGGAGAAATCTGCAGCAGCAGAAAAATGTGCTTCTTCATCCAGATGCTGatattattatttgaattttctagCTTGATAAAAATATTCATCAACCTGCTGCCACCTGGGATAGCAAAGAACACCTTCTGCAGGCTGTTGGGATTCTAACGGACAGAATTAAGGCAATCCAGAAAAAGTTCCCCTCGTGGAGTGAGGCTCAGCACCTCAAAGGTAGGCCGTACGTGTGGTGCTTTGTTTAGAAGAGCAGTAGTGAGACTCCCGAAGGCCAGGTGAGCCCTGGGCCTCTCCGGCGTGTGCCCGTCGGGTCAGCGTGGGCCTGGGAGGAGCCCTAGTGCTCTCTGAACCACTGAGTTCCTTTGAGTGGTCTTCCTTCCCAACTTCTGTTTCCACTTCTGCCAGATGTTGGGGTTCTTATTACATCTCTCATTGGTTATTGAGCCATTGAGTGATGCCTGGAGAGTCTGCGTGATAGTTTAAGAGAAAACGTTTGCCTTCTTTTgataatgttttttgtttttcctgatgcAAGAAGCTATCACCCACTTTCTGAAttgtttaaatgaatttttactcTGTGAGCATCCTCAATGACACCAGGGCTTTAGGTACCATGATTTGCCCAGGTGGAGATCTCTGGCTGATCATAGGCCCCCTCAGGTTCAGCCTCTTCCAGGCTGAATTAACTCACTAGCTTCCCACTAtaaatttgcttttccttctgtattctctgtctctgtacAAGGTGCCATAATATACCCAGTCATCCCAGCCAGAGAAACCAGATAGTTTTCTTACGCTCTCGGGTTCCTTCTCCCTTCACATCCAGCCACATCAATTCTTACTAAGTCTACCTCCTCTAGACCCATGGTATATTTATGTACCTCTCTCTTTCCACACTTTATGGCCTTAATTTAGAATAAAcagtttctattttctatttcaagGTCCTCGAAGGCAGGGATCAGGACTAGGGATCTTTTTCtctagacatccaagtggagcACAATTATGTTAAACACATAAATAAGTACTGCAGATTAAACTTCTAGGGTGTGATACACACATGTGCATTACAAAGCAGTGAGGATGTCCTGGGTACCATGTGCACCATGCATGCAGTGTGGCACCCATCCTGGTACAGAGTAGATGCttaaaagcatttattgaatgaaagaatgagtgagtGGACAAATGACTGAATGACTGAAATGTTACAAGCATTCTTAGACTGAAGATTTGCAAAGAAATGAGAAGCAAATCTGACTTTTGTAGCAAGAAAACAAAAGTCTttagaaagagagaggggaaagcaATCTGGAATGTTCTCAGGGATTCTTAAGGTATTAGATCCTCtctggagaggaggaaaggggaaagaggacTGAGGACTGTCTGCTTTGGAAGGTTTGTCTAAAGGGCTGACATCCTGGGAAGGCTCATATCTTATTTCTGCTGTTAAGTTGCTATTTCAATCTGAAACTCTGGTTTCATTTCAGGTGGTCTCTCAGCCTTCAAGTCAGGAGCTGAAGCTGTTGCCACCCTCAAGGACATAGACACTGACTTCGTCAATGATACTATGGCCCGCGCTAAATTCTTTAAGAGACACGGCTTCTAGGCAAAGCTCGTGGGTGTGCCAGGTGGGCGGGGGGTCAGATGGCCTCTTTTTGAGGGTTTGATATGGATGTGTTGTACTCAACACTGGCAAAGGAATAGTTGCAATTGTGACAGAAATCTCATTTCCCACTTTTCTTAATGCAAAGaagcataaaaaaggaaaatctacCCAGTTCGCACTAGGGTTCCCATAAAATACATCTAGACATATGCTTGTGTAGTAAATGTGACTGTCATGGTCAGTGACGTATTCTTAAGAGTAAGTCTACATATTCCAGCAAGGCTGCATTTTAGCCCATGATTTCAATGCCCACCTCCACTGTCTGACCAGAATTGCAAATAAGAGGGCCCGACCTGGGCCTCTGTTCTTTTCCCAGTATCTGCCTGAGCCACTAGGGCTTCGCTCGTGAGGAATCTCTGACACACAAGCCAGGCAACCTGCGGGACAGTGGAGAACCCAGAGTGGGGCTTGAGCTCTGTGGGTAACTGAGCCCTCATCTTCCTTAAAGAATGAGTACTGTGTCCCTCAGGCCCACACCaacctcctgtgttttctttctcttgtttgcCGAAGATCTGgggactggcttctttccctccgTTTTCAGTAGCTGCAGCCACACACTCCTTCAAGGGGTCCATGCTCCACAAAACATGGCTGAAGATAAGCATGTAGGACCCAAATTTGTTATGGTTCTTTTGGTGCAGGTAAAATTAACCAATTCAGGAATTTTaagcaataaaaggaaattacTGGAAGGCCATCAAAAGGCTCACAAAGCCAACAAGAAGGTCAAGGGCAAGCAGAGAAACCAGGCAACTCTGGGGTCTGGAAGCAGGAACCAGCTGACCATTCTTTATAGCATCCTACCTCATGGGTAAACCAGCAGTCTCACTGCACAGACGAACCCCAGCGACTTTTTCTCCCATCCTCTCATCAGTCTGCGTCATTTTCACAGTGCCAGGAGACTCCAGTGGAGTTATCTTGGGTCATATACACACCTACACGCTGGCTACTATTTTTGGTCTTGCCCAGGCTATCCACAGTGGAGAAGAGACAACTCTCTAGAAGGAAACCTGGAGCAGTTTGTGGCTTTTACTTCCATACTCaggagaaaacacaaataatacACTGTAGTGTAGTGCTCTCATAGTCCCTGCCGATGTGGCCCCTGCTGGGCCTTTAGCTCCCTTCAGAGATGTTTGATAAACATTTCTACCCATCgtttctttttctaagaatcaAAATCACATGCGCCTACCTCTGAGCCCCTCTGGAGAAAGCCAAGTAAACCCTTCTCTGCTCAATGACCACTCAGTCTAGCCTGAAGTTGTGACCCAAGCAGAGCTGGGACCCCTGTGTTTCACCAGCAGAGCCAGTGGGCAGCTGGTGTGGCAGCCCTGTAGCATACACGCCAGCATCTTTCATGATTGGTTGAGGACCATGCTGTACCAGTTGTTAAATATGTTGTTTATCATCTCTGCACGTGGGCAATCCGGAATGTTCTTTAGATGTTCACTTTGCTCAAGAATGATTTCTTCTCGGGGGGAACCACAAGCATGTACTCCGTCTCATCACCAACCCCTTCAAAGCCACTACTAAAGCAATAAAGTACACCCAGGTGAGATCATTTCCAAGtaatttgaaaaacaagaaacagtATGATGACTTATACTCTGAATCTGTTCCCCCCATATTCTCTTCATGAGTGGGATACCAGGAGATGCTCTATTGGAGAGTCCATAACTAAGGTGTTTTAGCTTGGTTCCCACAGAAGCAGTCACTGAGACAAAGATATAGGTACAGGCAGTTTATCTGAGAGGTGCAGGGAACGCTGGTACGAAGGGGCTTGGGGATACAGGGAAGGGAAGACAGCCAATAAAAGGTGAGTCATCCAGCCAGCTACCACAGTGGGCACTGGAGCTCAATCCTCCAAGCAAACATCGAGGAATGGTGCAACACACACTTCAGAATTATTACAGCCAAGGGACAGGAGCTGGGATATTTATACATTAATTTCTAAGAGCCACTGACTGAGGCATCTGCCTGCTGAGGGGAGAGAGTGTTAATTCTTTGCTCCTCTGGTCTGCCATGCAAGTAGGCGGCACTCTTATCTGCAGGTCCAGGGAAAGAGGCTGTAGACACAGAGGTGCAGATACTGGCAGCTGGAGATCAACCAAAAATCCTGAAATGTCTAGGGGTATGGGAAGGGCACCGACGGCATCTGCTTCACAAAGGTTAGACACATCTGGAGGTTGGGCGTATCCCCCAACAccacttgctttcctttctgaCCTGACAACATAGTAAGAACAATCTGGAAACTGCCCACAGCCTCACTTTGCCTCATGATTTCCAGGCCAAGCTTCCCCACAGCCTATTAGAGTTACTAGATAGATACAACGTAACTGTCCCAGACAATTCCCAGGGATGTACTGAGAACAACATTAAAGATGTTAGACTCAAATGTGGCTccattaaatattcttttggTTAGCCTcaattgttaaatttatttttttgcctgtGCCCTCTTaaagaataatgttttttttttcttattgtgtaAAATATCACTTCTTTTGTGGTTAAAAGCTATGCTCTCACTGGAAGGTGATGAAAGATTGTCTTAGAAATAGTTTTCAaagcaaaaaaacacaaaaaacagaaaacctaaaaagaCTTTCCAGGCTGGACTTTTTCACAATTACATTTTCATCCTTGCTCTTTGTTGGCCACCAATACCTCACAGGACTTTACGCATCAATGTTGAGCACGTTATTAGAGGTCACAGATACGGAAGTTAACACTTCCTTCCCTTACTTCCTCTGCATATCGAAAACATATCTGAAAAGTGGGCTTAGTTAAGACCTACCTTAGGGGTGTTGTGAAGACTAAAGGATGTGAGAAATCACTAAGCAATCATTGGTGACGTGGTGGTGGCAGCACCACTGGGTGAAAGACTTCAGCAGCCAACAGGTCCCAAGGACGCAGGATTCCTGAGAGAGTGGACCTCTGaaaattaaaagacttaaaatttaATTCTAGGGGGGGAAGTtaatcaggtttgtttattttttgatggaacccagggccttgtgctcACTAGGCAGGCActctgagctacactctccccctgaaaaattaaaagactttaaaGTGACACTGCAACAGTCCCCAGCCCAACTAGGTTTTAGCCTGTGAGACAGCTCTTATGTCCCCTTCCTGCTGAATGCCAAAGGCTGTGGaattatcagttatttcttttagTTGCCATTTCAATGTTTAtctgcatttaatttaaaatccCCTCTTTAGAGCCCaggaaatgaacccacaaacttttggtcaattaatctttgacaaaggaggcaagaacatacaatggaataaagacagtctcttcagcaaatggttttgggaaaactggtcagcagcatgtaaaccaatgaagttagaatactctctcacaccatacacaaaaataaactcaaaaaggatcaaagacttaaatataagacaagatacaataaacctcctagaagaaaacattggcaaaacattatctcacatacatttcAGCAATGTTCTcatagggcaatctacccaagaaatagaaataaaagccagaaTAAACAactgggacttaattaaacttacaagcttttgcacagcaaaggaaaccataaacaaaacaaaatgactatggaatgggagaaaatatttgcaaaagatgaaactgacaaaggcttgatctccagaatatataaacagctcatacgacttaataagaaaaaaacaaacaacccaattcaaaaatgggcagaagacctaaacaagcaattctccaatgaagacatacgaatgaccaataggcatatggaaaaatgctcaatattactaattgtcagagaaatgcaaatcaaaactacaatgaggtatcacctcacaccagtcagaatggccatcattcaaaggtccacaaatgataaatgctggagagggtgtggagaaaagggaacccttctacactgttggtgagaatgtagtttggtgcagccattatggaaaacagtatgaagacttctcaaaaaactaaaaatagactcaccataagatccagcactcccactcctaggcatatggccagagggaactttaatttgaaaagatacatacaccccaatgttcacagcagcactatttacaacagccaagacatggaaacaacctaaatgtccattgacagatgactggataaagaagtggtggtatatttacacaatggaatactattcagtcataaaaaaggacaacataatgccatttgcagcaacatggatgtccctggagaatgtcattctaagtgcagtaagccagaaagagaaagaaaaataccatatggtatcactcatatgtagaatctaaaaaaaaaaaaaaaaagacaaattaacttaaacataaaacagaaacagactcatagacatagaatacaaacttgtgtttgtcAGTGGGTAGTAGGGTGTGAAGGGACAGCCTGGGAGTTTGAaattgtagatactgacaggtatatatagaatagataaacaagttaatactgtatagcacagggaaatatgtacaagatcttgtggtagctcacggtgaaaaagaatgtgacaatgaatacatgtatattcatgtatgactgaaaaattgtgctctacaccagaaactgacacaacattgtaaactgactataaatcaataaaaataaataaataaaataaaatcccctcttaaaaaaaactgcttttataGTGAAATAACACATACAGAAGGGTGTGTGTAATAAAACTGTTTAGCAAAGTTAACTATTTAAGTGTCAAAAAAGATATCACAAAagatattttcaacaaataagtaaatattttattatagtctAATGTATCCATctattctcttgttcttttttttgacccaaagtgatattttaatttttttaaatgaagtttcattaatattttactcCCAGTTTCATGAATAAAAAACCCTACTAAGCAGTCACAGAATACTAAAAGCCTTGTCAAATTTTGTATTCATTGTgctgcttcctttttttccccttgatttttttcaattttttaattgtggtaaaatacacataaaatttaccattgtaactatttttaagtatacagttcggtggtattaaatacattcatagtGTTGTGCAGCCATGACCACCATCTCCACAACTCTTTCCATCTTATAAAActtatacccattaaacagtaaaaTTCATACCCACTCCCCGCTCCTCTCAGCCCCTGACAATCATTATTCTTTGTCTTCGTGATATTGACTACACTAAGCGCCTGATATAAACATTATCTTATTCTTCATGCTTTTCATGTCCCATTTGGGAAATTTTTCCG
The sequence above is a segment of the Camelus dromedarius isolate mCamDro1 chromosome 33, mCamDro1.pat, whole genome shotgun sequence genome. Coding sequences within it:
- the LYG2 gene encoding lysozyme g-like protein 2 translates to MLSFALFGGLFALIGVISGDSSNSASEARHMKRILLKPDSTSRGSHTFTHSMNSRLHPPLYHGCYGDITTMEASGASCDIGKLINCGIPGSEMFADMDLRALKPYQTLIKEVGLRHCVDPALIAAIISRLSHGGTVLLDGWDHTGNKFGLMQLDKNIHQPAATWDSKEHLLQAVGILTDRIKAIQKKFPSWSEAQHLKGGLSAFKSGAEAVATLKDIDTDFVNDTMARAKFFKRHGF